Proteins encoded within one genomic window of Humulus lupulus chromosome 1, drHumLupu1.1, whole genome shotgun sequence:
- the LOC133812089 gene encoding uncharacterized protein LOC133812089: MMDHEHGMGATEGSCSNKYEQEMAQLRAVVNRQAEQIEKLLAEQRQRQAPTPPTETPTPPQAPPAVHPMEPLYERFRKQRPPVFEGSTDPLDAQDWKSSLEDIFEFMQLSDREKVSCAAHTLKKDAKIWWEVVKQTREVNQMTWAEFELVFNEKFYNEAVLTAKVSEFTRLQQGNLSVAEYARTFDRLAKFAPDLVNTETSRVNRFLEGLQPELARDVDMGRTGPLSYAQAVEKALRAEHREEKITKAKAATSTPRRDTPFNKEQSRFHNDNKRGAQNFQFRQGQNKKFKGGQQNRQPGFQQMPRCQTCGKNHFGECRLLTKSCFKCGKGDHFIKDCPLMKNQQMKDEPQRTNARVFTITQADADTNNSVVSGDIFASGILTHALIDSGATHSFASLTYVKRLGGSCEKLSEVFSTMLPSGEILYSTHWLRGVPICIDGRELYADLIMLEMADYEVILGMDWLSKYNATIDCRRKTVIFKPSEEDEFMFTGATSKGCIPLISAMKARRLLESGCVGYLASVVDTYKEQKLKPEDVPVVRDFLEVFPEDLPGLPPDREIEFVIELLPGTAPVSKAPYRMAPAELKELKIQLQELLDKKFIRPSFSPWGAPVLFVKKKDGTMRMCIDYRELNKLTIKNKYPLPRIDDLFDQLQGR, from the exons atg ATGGATCATGAACATGGTATGGGGGCTACTGAAGGCTCTTGCAGCAATAAATATGAACAAGAAATGGCTCAACTTCGAGCGGTGGTGAATAGACAGGCTGAACAAATTGAGAAGTTGTTAGCAGAACAACGACAAAGGCAAGCACCAACACCACCTACTGAAACTCCAACACCTCCACAAGCTCCACCTGCAGTGCACCCCATGGAACCATTATATGAACGGTTCCGAAAACAACGCCCACCAGTATTTGAAGGTAGCACTGACCCACTTGACGCACAAGACTGGAAGAGTTCTTTAGAAGACATCTTTGAGTTCATGCAACTAAGTGACAGGGAAAAAGTTTCTTGTGCTGCACATACACTTAAAAAGGATGCTaagatctggtgggaagtggttaaGCAGACTAGAGAAGTGAATCAGATGACTTGGGCAGAATTTGAACTGGTCTTCAATGAGAAGTTTTATAATGAAGCTGTGTTGACTGCCAAAGTAAGTGAGTTCACTAGATTGCAACAGGGGAATCTATCAGTGGCTGAGTACGCCAGGACATTTGAccggttagccaagtttgcaccagacttgGTTAACACTGAAACTAGTAGAGTGAATCGCTTCCTGGAGGGTCTACAACCAGAATTGGCTAGAGATGTAGATATGGGACGTACAGGGCCTCTTTCTTATGCTCAGGCTgtggagaaagctttgagagctgaacatagagaagaaaaaataacaaaagctAAAGCTGCTACTAGCACGCCTCGTAGAGACACTCCATTCAACAAAGAACAAAGCCGCTTTCACAATGACAACAAAAGAGGGGCCCAGAATTTCCAATTTAGACAAGGACAGAATAAGAAATTTAAAGGAGGTCAGCAAAACAGGCAACCTGGATTCCAACAAATGCCACGATGTCAAACTTGTGGAAAGAATCATTTCGGGGAGTGCAGGCTTCTAACTAAGAGCTGCTTCAAATGTGGCAAGGGGGATCATTTTATCAAAGATTGTCCATTGATGAAGAACCAACAAATGAAGGATGAACCTCAGAGGACAAATGCTAGGGTGTTCACGATTACTCAGGCTGATGCTGATACCAACAACTCTGTTGTGTCAGGTGATATTTTTGCATCTGGTATTCTCACTCATGCATTAATAGATTCAGGTGCCACGCATTCATTTGCATCATTGACATATGTAAAAAGGTTGGGTGGATCGTGTGAAAAATTGTCAGAagtttttagtacaatgttaccatcTGGAGAGATTCTGTATTCTACTCATTGGTTGAGGGGGGTTCCTATTTgcattgatggtagggaattatatgCTGATCTAATAATGTTAGAGATGGCCGATTATGaggtgattttgggtatggattggctttcaaagtataatgccactattgattgtagaaggaaaacAGTGATATTTAAGCCTTCGGAGGAAGATGAGTTTATGTTTACTGGAGCGACATCGAAAGGTTGCATTCCATTAATTTCTGCTATGAAGGCCAGGCGACTGTTGGAAAGTGGATGTGTGGGTTATctcgccagtgtggttgacacgtaTAAGGAGCAAAAGTTAAAACCGGAAGATGTACCGGTAGTTAGAGATTTCTTagaagtatttccagaagatttaccgggattgcctccagacagagaaattgaatttgtgattgagctACTTCCTGGTACAGCCCCTGTGTCcaaggcaccttatagaatggcaccagcagaactaaaggaattaaagatacagttgcaagaactcctggataaaaagtttatcaggcctagtttttcaccatggggagctccggtgctatttgtgaagaaaaaggatgggacgatgcgaatgtgtattgattatagagaattgaacaagttgacaatcaagaataagtatccacttcctagaattgatgatctttttgatcaattacaaggaagatga